A single region of the Streptomyces caelestis genome encodes:
- a CDS encoding alginate lyase family protein, protein MSRTSPHTHHEGGQVSRRGLLKTAGGLTAALALGTTATATTADAAPATFTHPGMLHNAGDINRAKVRVAAGTDPWASGWRRLTANSHSASTWTPRPTATIIRGGDGQNYPQLYNDIHAAYQNALRWHVGGTAANADCAVRILNAWSSTLTEITGNADRYLAAGLYGWQFANAAELMRGYAGFDLNRFKTMMLNVFYPLNDRFLREHNDACITNYWANWDLCNMASIMAIGILCDDGAKYDQAVNYFKNGGGNGQIRRAVPFLYPGVEGYDLGQWQESGRDQGHTIMGMGQMGAICEMAWNQGEDLYSYDGRRFMKAAQYVAKYNLNMNVPFTTYTWGSGQNCSQQSHTAISSISRGQPRPVWAMLHYHYGRRLLLDDKYIAQMCFSVPAEGGGGDYGTTSGGFDQLGFGTLMYAK, encoded by the coding sequence ATGAGCCGCACGTCCCCCCACACGCACCACGAGGGCGGCCAGGTGAGCCGCCGCGGTCTGCTCAAGACCGCCGGCGGCCTCACCGCGGCCCTCGCCCTCGGCACCACCGCCACCGCCACCACGGCGGACGCGGCCCCGGCGACCTTCACCCACCCCGGCATGCTGCACAACGCCGGCGACATCAACCGCGCCAAGGTCAGGGTCGCCGCGGGCACCGACCCCTGGGCCTCCGGGTGGCGCCGACTGACCGCCAACTCCCACTCGGCGTCCACCTGGACGCCCCGCCCCACCGCCACGATCATCCGCGGCGGCGACGGCCAGAACTACCCCCAGCTCTACAACGACATCCACGCCGCCTACCAGAACGCGCTGCGCTGGCACGTGGGCGGCACCGCCGCGAACGCCGACTGCGCCGTGCGCATCCTCAACGCCTGGTCGTCCACGCTCACCGAGATCACCGGAAACGCCGACCGGTACCTGGCCGCCGGCCTCTACGGCTGGCAGTTCGCGAACGCCGCCGAACTCATGCGCGGCTACGCCGGGTTCGACCTCAACCGGTTCAAGACGATGATGCTCAACGTCTTCTACCCGCTGAACGACCGGTTCCTGCGCGAGCACAACGACGCCTGCATCACCAACTACTGGGCCAACTGGGACCTGTGCAACATGGCCTCGATCATGGCCATCGGGATCCTGTGCGACGACGGCGCCAAGTACGACCAGGCCGTCAACTACTTCAAGAACGGCGGCGGCAACGGCCAGATCCGGCGCGCGGTGCCGTTCCTCTACCCGGGCGTCGAGGGCTACGACCTCGGCCAGTGGCAGGAGTCCGGCCGCGACCAGGGCCACACCATCATGGGTATGGGCCAGATGGGCGCGATCTGCGAGATGGCCTGGAACCAGGGAGAGGACCTCTACTCGTACGACGGCCGCCGCTTCATGAAGGCCGCCCAGTACGTCGCCAAGTACAACCTGAACATGAACGTGCCCTTCACCACCTACACCTGGGGCAGCGGCCAGAACTGCTCCCAGCAGTCGCACACCGCGATCAGCTCCATCTCCCGCGGCCAGCCCCGCCCGGTGTGGGCCATGCTCCACTACCACTACGGGCGGCGCCTGCTCCTCGACGACAAGTACATCGCCCAGATGTGCTTCTCCGTCCCCGCCGAGGGCGGAGGAGGCGACTACGGCACCACCAGTGGCGGATTCGACCAGCTCGGGTTCGGCACGCTGATGTACGCCAAATAG
- a CDS encoding carboxylesterase/lipase family protein, with protein MTAGQTDPVVRSPYGAVRGRYERGVAVFRGIPYAAPPFGPRRFRPPVPLPPWDGVRDAVAFGPTPPKPPYSEAFAHYLSDPVVPGDDCLNLNIWTPQPDPGARLPVLIWLHGGALTRGSSAVPVYDGHAFARDGVVCVSLNYRLGVEGYGLFPDTPPNPGLRDQIAALTWVHEAIEAFGGDPGRITLCGQSAGAISVGALIAAPQTQGLVRRAVLQSGPPEASERAKVRRMVRRMASRLKIPATAEAFAAVDRELLLHTQAEVGKLSSPVVGGPAFGIVIDGDTVPRDPLEALTGGGAAPGVELMTGWTRDEYRLWLVPGGLLDRVDRLGAVAFAGAMARCHCGSEVPRGYRALHPEAGTADIVGQLVTDHLLRIPLHHLADARTEPSYVYEFAWPSNLPDLSSCHALELGFVFDTGEVPESRKLAGEGAPQELADAMHTAWVRFATDGDPGWERWDAAHPVRVFGDRAPDAEHGVAYTAYGPRDRELALWATAAAMLTPAGRMFR; from the coding sequence ATGACGGCAGGCCAGACGGATCCCGTGGTCAGGAGCCCGTACGGGGCCGTACGCGGCCGGTACGAGCGGGGAGTCGCGGTGTTCCGCGGCATCCCTTACGCGGCGCCCCCCTTCGGCCCCCGCCGCTTCCGCCCGCCCGTACCCCTCCCGCCCTGGGACGGCGTCCGCGACGCCGTCGCCTTCGGCCCGACTCCGCCGAAACCCCCGTACTCCGAGGCCTTCGCGCACTACCTGTCCGACCCGGTCGTGCCGGGCGACGACTGCCTCAACCTCAACATCTGGACCCCGCAGCCGGACCCGGGAGCCCGGCTCCCCGTCCTCATCTGGCTGCACGGCGGCGCCCTGACCAGGGGCTCGTCCGCCGTTCCCGTCTACGACGGCCATGCCTTCGCCCGCGACGGCGTGGTGTGCGTCTCCCTCAACTACCGACTGGGCGTGGAGGGCTACGGCCTGTTCCCGGACACGCCCCCGAACCCCGGCCTGCGCGACCAGATCGCCGCCCTGACCTGGGTGCACGAGGCCATCGAGGCCTTCGGCGGCGACCCCGGCCGCATCACCCTCTGCGGCCAGTCCGCCGGGGCGATCAGCGTCGGCGCCCTCATCGCCGCCCCGCAGACACAGGGGCTGGTCCGGCGGGCGGTCCTGCAGAGCGGGCCGCCCGAGGCGTCCGAGCGGGCCAAAGTACGCCGGATGGTGCGCCGTATGGCCTCCCGGCTGAAGATCCCCGCCACCGCCGAGGCCTTCGCCGCCGTCGACCGCGAGCTGCTCCTGCACACCCAGGCCGAGGTGGGCAAGCTCAGCAGCCCGGTGGTCGGCGGCCCCGCCTTCGGCATCGTCATCGACGGCGACACCGTCCCGCGCGACCCCCTGGAGGCCCTCACCGGGGGCGGCGCCGCCCCGGGCGTCGAGCTGATGACGGGCTGGACCCGCGACGAGTACCGGCTGTGGCTGGTCCCGGGCGGCCTCCTGGACCGTGTCGACCGCCTCGGAGCCGTCGCCTTCGCGGGAGCGATGGCCCGCTGCCACTGCGGCAGTGAGGTCCCGCGCGGCTACCGCGCCCTGCACCCCGAGGCGGGCACGGCGGACATCGTCGGCCAGCTGGTCACCGACCACCTCCTGCGCATCCCCCTGCACCACCTGGCCGACGCCCGTACGGAACCGTCGTACGTCTACGAGTTCGCCTGGCCCTCGAACCTCCCCGACCTGAGCTCCTGCCACGCGCTGGAACTCGGCTTCGTCTTCGACACCGGGGAGGTCCCGGAATCCCGGAAACTGGCGGGGGAGGGCGCGCCGCAGGAACTGGCCGACGCGATGCACACGGCGTGGGTGCGGTTTGCCACGGACGGCGATCCGGGCTGGGAACGCTGGGACGCTGCCCACCCGGTGCGCGTCTTCGGAGACCGCGCACCGGACGCCGAGCACGGCGTGGCCTACACGGCGTACGGGCCCCGGGACCGCGAACTCGCTCTCTGGGCGACCGCCGCCGCGATGCTCACGCCGGCGGGGCGTATGTTCCGCTGA
- a CDS encoding DUF397 domain-containing protein — MSGTAPEWFKSSYSGSEGGNCVEVSAHPTAVHIRDSKTPTTPHLTLTPATWTAFLSTLSGTYAPPA; from the coding sequence ATGAGCGGCACCGCACCTGAGTGGTTCAAGTCCAGCTACAGCGGCAGCGAGGGCGGCAACTGCGTCGAAGTGTCAGCCCACCCCACCGCCGTCCACATACGCGACAGCAAAACCCCCACCACCCCCCACCTCACTCTCACTCCCGCCACCTGGACCGCCTTCCTGTCCACACTCAGCGGAACATACGCCCCGCCGGCGTGA
- a CDS encoding helix-turn-helix domain-containing protein has product MSTTTRSRRSRRNASAMKMVGALLALFREAAGYTQKSLGEIFVVGEQQIASIEQGRRPLKMDLAEQLDQLLDTKGALVAALAEMPEVDLIPLWAEEFLDREREAIAISSYENQVLPGLLQTEAYAWAVFRSRVPFYDEDTIAQLVAARIERQGILHDKNPPITCFVVWEPVLRAPIGGRAVWVEQLRHLRACSELPGLMFQVLPMNRTSHASLDGPFVLLETPEHQRLVYTENQRGSQLIADPDEVAILTQKCAMLRSQALTPEDTRDLLDRLPGEA; this is encoded by the coding sequence ATGAGCACCACGACACGGTCACGACGATCACGCAGGAACGCCTCGGCGATGAAGATGGTGGGTGCGCTGCTCGCCCTCTTCCGGGAAGCGGCCGGGTACACGCAGAAGTCCCTCGGGGAGATCTTCGTCGTCGGGGAGCAGCAGATCGCGTCCATCGAGCAGGGCAGACGGCCCCTGAAGATGGATCTCGCGGAGCAGTTGGACCAACTCCTCGATACCAAGGGGGCGTTGGTGGCCGCGCTGGCGGAGATGCCGGAGGTGGATCTCATCCCGTTGTGGGCGGAGGAGTTCCTCGACCGGGAGCGAGAGGCCATCGCGATCTCGTCCTACGAGAACCAGGTGCTGCCGGGTCTTCTCCAGACGGAGGCGTACGCGTGGGCGGTGTTCCGCAGTCGCGTGCCGTTCTACGACGAGGACACAATCGCCCAGTTGGTGGCGGCGCGCATCGAACGCCAGGGCATCCTGCACGACAAGAACCCGCCCATCACCTGCTTCGTGGTCTGGGAACCGGTCTTACGAGCGCCCATCGGCGGCAGGGCGGTCTGGGTCGAGCAACTGCGGCACCTGCGCGCGTGCTCGGAACTGCCGGGCCTCATGTTCCAGGTCCTGCCGATGAATCGGACCAGTCACGCCTCCCTCGATGGCCCGTTCGTCCTGCTGGAGACACCCGAACACCAGCGGCTCGTCTACACGGAAAACCAGCGCGGCAGCCAGCTCATCGCCGACCCTGATGAGGTGGCGATCCTTACGCAGAAGTGTGCGATGCTGCGGTCACAGGCCCTCACCCCCGAGGACACGAGGGACCTGCTGGACCGTCTTCCGGGAGAGGCATGA
- a CDS encoding ATP-binding protein has translation MATECDCRPVNDETPLLLQPPSPRERFYRRERQSVPAARAFARDALMDWGGCGRAEDVLLCVSELATNALVHGVPPGRGFLLRLVSYGADGGVRIEVHDSGDGVPVLPRQDVQEPGEGGRGLLLVSELADKWGVGARCPGKVVWCEFEGPGRRAGDGKTSKTTGVLVGRSASWRCR, from the coding sequence ATGGCCACGGAGTGTGACTGTCGTCCCGTGAATGACGAAACTCCACTCCTGCTCCAACCCCCGTCTCCGCGCGAGCGGTTCTACCGCCGGGAGCGCCAGTCCGTCCCGGCCGCACGCGCGTTCGCGCGCGACGCGCTCATGGACTGGGGCGGGTGCGGTCGCGCGGAGGACGTGCTGCTCTGTGTGAGCGAACTGGCGACGAACGCGCTGGTGCACGGCGTGCCGCCCGGCCGTGGATTCCTGCTGAGGCTGGTGTCGTACGGCGCGGACGGTGGCGTACGGATCGAGGTGCACGACAGTGGTGACGGCGTGCCGGTGCTGCCGCGGCAGGACGTCCAGGAGCCCGGCGAGGGCGGGCGGGGCCTGTTGCTGGTGTCGGAGCTGGCGGACAAGTGGGGCGTGGGGGCGAGGTGTCCCGGCAAGGTCGTCTGGTGCGAGTTCGAAGGCCCTGGCCGTCGCGCCGGCGACGGCAAGACCTCCAAGACAACTGGGGTACTGGTTGGTAGGTCGGCGTCATGGCGCTGCCGGTGA
- a CDS encoding DUF418 domain-containing protein, with amino-acid sequence MTFSTDAANTTPKGGAVAPGRRSLAPDLARGVMLLVIAVVHAHMYVQADDYLPLGYPTEGGLLDRAVAGVVTVMGDTRGYPMFAALFGYGVAQIHRRQQAAGREWHDIRRLLRQRGRWLVVFGGCHAVLLYSGDILAAYGLIALLFAGMLRFRDRSLLVAAGVLCLISTTLFSLIAASAGMDGGASTVVSTTENPLRDALNRATGWPGSTLMLVFISVGPFLLGVWAARRRVLEEPGRHQRFLRNTAAIGIGAAIAGGLPLALITSLVWTDPSQATLGLAGVLHMAGGVGGGLGYAALIGLLAVRVGEQRGPLVTALSACGQRSMTCYLLQSVAWLGLFAPYTLNLGRHLGVAGTVLVGVIVWACSVLIADVLRRKNRRGPAETALRRLTYGPSRERSPVQKAS; translated from the coding sequence ATGACCTTCTCTACCGACGCCGCGAACACGACTCCCAAGGGCGGCGCTGTGGCCCCGGGTCGGCGTTCGCTGGCTCCCGATCTCGCGCGCGGCGTGATGCTGCTCGTGATCGCTGTCGTTCACGCGCACATGTACGTTCAGGCAGACGACTACCTACCGCTCGGCTACCCCACCGAGGGCGGATTACTGGACCGGGCCGTCGCGGGCGTGGTCACCGTCATGGGCGACACACGCGGATACCCCATGTTCGCCGCCCTGTTCGGGTACGGAGTAGCGCAGATCCACAGACGGCAACAGGCTGCGGGGAGGGAGTGGCACGACATCCGCCGTCTGCTGCGACAGCGCGGCCGCTGGCTGGTCGTCTTCGGTGGCTGCCATGCCGTCCTGCTGTACTCCGGCGACATACTGGCCGCCTACGGGCTCATCGCGCTGCTGTTCGCCGGGATGCTCAGGTTCAGGGACAGGTCGCTGCTCGTGGCCGCCGGCGTGCTGTGCCTCATCAGCACGACCTTGTTCTCCCTGATCGCGGCGAGCGCTGGCATGGACGGCGGGGCCAGCACGGTGGTCAGCACGACTGAGAATCCCCTTCGGGACGCACTCAACCGGGCGACCGGCTGGCCGGGCTCGACGCTGATGCTGGTCTTCATCTCGGTCGGACCGTTCCTGCTCGGCGTCTGGGCCGCCCGTCGGCGTGTCCTGGAAGAGCCCGGCCGCCATCAGCGGTTCCTGCGGAACACGGCCGCGATCGGAATCGGCGCCGCGATCGCCGGCGGGCTCCCACTCGCCCTGATCACCTCGCTGGTGTGGACCGACCCGTCACAGGCCACGCTCGGGCTGGCAGGCGTACTGCACATGGCCGGCGGAGTCGGGGGCGGCTTGGGGTACGCGGCCCTGATCGGGCTGCTGGCGGTACGTGTCGGCGAGCAGCGTGGTCCGCTCGTGACCGCGCTCAGCGCCTGTGGTCAGCGTTCGATGACCTGCTATCTGCTGCAGTCGGTCGCCTGGCTCGGTCTGTTCGCGCCCTACACGCTGAATCTCGGCCGGCACCTCGGCGTCGCGGGAACCGTGCTGGTCGGCGTCATCGTCTGGGCGTGCTCCGTACTGATAGCCGACGTTCTGCGACGCAAGAACCGGCGTGGTCCCGCCGAGACAGCGCTCCGCCGGCTCACCTACGGTCCGTCCCGCGAACGTTCCCCTGTCCAGAAGGCGTCCTGA
- a CDS encoding TetR/AcrR family transcriptional regulator, whose translation MTRHADADTRRAQIADALMSTVAERGLARTALADVAATAGVSVGLVQRYFRTKGDLLRFGVEWIYGQVRERVRQVEITLPVRGIVVRIMETFLPLDDEREKELKVWLSFLQASLTDPEMAATHKAASRDLHDGLVEALSGAQRAGELADGIDVAGEAAALIAFVDGLSLHHVVTGAGYAADELRTALVRYVDRLFDGEAASR comes from the coding sequence ATGACACGACATGCCGATGCCGACACACGTCGCGCCCAGATTGCCGATGCGCTGATGAGCACCGTGGCTGAGCGTGGACTCGCCCGCACCGCCTTGGCTGACGTCGCCGCGACGGCCGGGGTTTCCGTGGGGCTGGTGCAGCGGTACTTCCGTACCAAGGGCGACCTCCTCAGGTTCGGCGTGGAATGGATCTACGGCCAGGTCCGCGAGCGGGTGCGGCAGGTGGAGATCACCCTGCCGGTGCGTGGGATCGTCGTCCGCATCATGGAGACCTTCCTCCCACTGGATGACGAGCGGGAGAAGGAACTCAAGGTCTGGCTGAGCTTCCTCCAGGCCTCGCTCACCGACCCGGAGATGGCCGCCACCCACAAGGCCGCCTCTCGCGATCTGCACGACGGCCTTGTGGAGGCGCTCAGCGGCGCACAGCGTGCAGGCGAGCTCGCTGACGGCATCGACGTCGCCGGGGAGGCGGCGGCACTGATCGCTTTTGTGGACGGGCTGAGCCTTCACCATGTCGTGACCGGTGCGGGGTACGCAGCGGACGAGCTACGAACCGCGCTTGTCCGGTACGTCGACCGGCTGTTCGACGGCGAGGCGGCCTCACGCTGA
- a CDS encoding LacI family DNA-binding transcriptional regulator, which translates to MTRKSGDASRSTIRDVAARAGVSASTVSRVLGGVYPVSAATRGRVMRAVRELDYVADARAKAIAGVGTPTLAFVLEDITGPSFAHMAHGVEREATRLGHLCLVCSTEGDVRHELEFVEMMRAQRAAAVILVGGTADTPEYRERTHRMADSLASAGSRLVLCGRPPLDPGAPVTVIEYDNEGGAYTLVAHVLAQGHRRVLFLGGRADHTTALGRERGYLAAHRARGLTPDPSLLLHGDFTRDAGHRLMRQALKDDLDFTAVVAATDMVAAGALTALHEAGLTVPGDISLAGYDDIPFARDLHPALTTVHVPYEELGRLAVRTALDHTPGSPDEHLLLGTHVVVRDSVGPPPAR; encoded by the coding sequence ATGACGAGGAAGAGCGGGGACGCGAGCCGCAGCACCATCCGGGACGTGGCGGCCCGCGCGGGGGTCTCGGCGTCGACGGTGTCCCGGGTGCTCGGCGGCGTGTACCCGGTGAGCGCGGCGACCCGCGGGCGCGTCATGCGGGCGGTCCGCGAGCTGGACTACGTCGCGGACGCGCGGGCGAAGGCGATCGCGGGTGTCGGCACGCCCACGCTCGCCTTCGTGCTGGAGGACATCACCGGCCCGTCGTTCGCGCACATGGCCCACGGCGTCGAACGCGAGGCGACCCGCCTCGGCCACCTCTGCCTGGTCTGCAGCACGGAGGGCGACGTCCGGCACGAGCTGGAGTTCGTCGAGATGATGCGCGCCCAGCGCGCCGCCGCCGTGATCCTGGTCGGCGGCACCGCCGACACCCCCGAGTACCGCGAACGCACCCACCGCATGGCCGACTCCCTCGCCTCGGCCGGTTCCCGCCTGGTCCTGTGCGGCAGACCACCACTGGACCCCGGCGCCCCGGTGACGGTCATCGAGTACGACAACGAGGGCGGCGCCTACACCCTGGTCGCCCACGTCCTCGCCCAGGGCCACCGCCGTGTGCTGTTCCTCGGCGGCCGGGCGGACCACACCACGGCTCTGGGCCGCGAACGCGGCTATCTCGCCGCCCACCGGGCCCGGGGCCTCACCCCCGACCCGTCCCTCCTCCTGCACGGCGACTTCACCCGCGACGCCGGCCACCGCCTCATGCGGCAAGCCCTCAAGGACGACCTCGACTTCACGGCCGTCGTGGCGGCCACCGACATGGTCGCGGCGGGCGCCCTCACCGCCCTGCACGAGGCGGGCCTGACCGTCCCCGGCGACATCTCCCTCGCCGGCTACGACGACATCCCCTTCGCCCGCGACCTCCACCCCGCCCTGACGACGGTCCACGTCCCCTACGAGGAACTCGGCCGCCTCGCCGTCCGCACGGCCCTCGACCACACGCCGGGCTCCCCCGACGAACATCTGCTGCTGGGCACACACGTCGTCGTACGCGACTCGGTGGGGCCGCCCCCGGCCCGTTAA
- the mmuM gene encoding homocysteine S-methyltransferase has translation MTSTLTLAEALAAGTVVLDGGMSNQLESAGHDLSDELWSARLLAEQPEAITEAHLAYFRAGADVAITASYQATFEGFAKRGIDHDRAAELMALSVESARDAARLARVSRPLWVAASAGPYGAMLADGSEYRGRYGLTIDELERFHRPRLEVLAAARPDVLALETVPDADEATALLRAVRGLGVPAWLTYSVAGGRTRAGQPLEEAFALAAEADEVIAVGVNCCAPEDVDTAAATAARVTGKPVVVYPNSGETWDAKARSWTGRSTFTADQVKGWRQSGARLIGGCCRVGPEAVSGIAGTLGAA, from the coding sequence ATGACCAGCACCCTCACCCTCGCCGAAGCCCTCGCCGCCGGGACGGTCGTCCTCGACGGCGGCATGTCCAACCAGCTCGAGTCGGCCGGGCACGACCTGAGCGACGAACTGTGGTCGGCGCGGCTGCTCGCGGAACAGCCGGAGGCGATCACGGAGGCGCACCTCGCCTACTTCCGGGCGGGCGCCGACGTGGCGATCACGGCCAGCTACCAGGCCACGTTCGAGGGCTTCGCCAAGCGCGGGATCGACCACGACCGGGCGGCCGAACTCATGGCGCTCAGCGTCGAGTCGGCACGGGACGCGGCCCGGCTCGCACGCGTCTCGCGCCCGCTGTGGGTGGCGGCCTCGGCCGGTCCCTACGGGGCGATGCTCGCGGACGGCTCCGAGTACCGGGGCCGCTACGGCCTCACGATCGACGAACTGGAGCGCTTCCACCGCCCCCGTCTGGAGGTGCTGGCCGCCGCCCGCCCCGACGTCCTCGCGCTGGAGACGGTTCCCGACGCCGACGAGGCCACCGCCCTGCTGCGGGCGGTGCGCGGGCTCGGAGTGCCGGCCTGGCTGACGTACTCCGTCGCCGGTGGCCGCACGCGCGCCGGGCAGCCGCTGGAGGAGGCCTTCGCCCTGGCCGCCGAGGCGGACGAGGTGATCGCGGTCGGCGTGAACTGCTGCGCACCCGAGGACGTGGACACCGCCGCCGCGACCGCGGCCCGGGTCACCGGCAAGCCGGTCGTCGTCTACCCCAACAGCGGCGAGACCTGGGACGCCAAGGCCCGCTCCTGGACCGGCCGCTCCACCTTCACCGCCGACCAGGTGAAGGGCTGGCGGCAGTCCGGCGCCCGTCTGATCGGCGGCTGCTGCCGGGTGGGCCCGGAGGCGGTCTCGGGCATCGCGGGGACGCTGGGGGCGGCATAG
- a CDS encoding amino acid permease, with translation MTVPSPAEAAEPVEPAPAPAPRRTFGLAAATALVMGNIIGGGIFALPATVAPYGTVSLLAFVVLSVGAVALALLFGRLARRSPVTGGLYVYPRDAFGEFAGFLSAWSYWTMCWVSIAALAVAVVGYVDVLIPLHGNHVLQAAVAMAALWLPAAANFAGTRWVGTVQVVSTVLKFVPLLLLATIGLFFVDTDNFGPFNASGQSVSGALAASAALLLYSFLGVESAAVSAGEVRDPGRTVARASVLGTLASALVYILGTVAVFGLVPHGQLVDSGAPFADAVNALTGSSWGGTVIALVAVVSITGCLNGWILMAAQMPYAAARDGLFPAPFARVGKGGVPGFGVWACAVLGTLLIALNYTAGPDTTFRVLVLITTFTGCVPYLLSAAAQLYWLARGTRARVRPAGLARDLTVAVLSFGFSFWLIAGAGYAAVYQGVLFLFAGIPVYVWLRGRREASA, from the coding sequence ATGACCGTCCCCAGCCCCGCCGAGGCCGCCGAACCCGTCGAGCCGGCCCCGGCGCCCGCTCCCCGCCGCACCTTCGGCCTCGCCGCCGCCACGGCCCTCGTCATGGGCAACATCATCGGCGGCGGCATCTTCGCCCTGCCCGCCACCGTCGCCCCCTATGGCACGGTCAGCCTGCTCGCCTTCGTCGTGCTCTCGGTCGGCGCGGTCGCCCTCGCGCTGCTCTTCGGCAGGCTGGCGCGGCGCAGCCCGGTCACCGGCGGGCTGTACGTCTACCCGCGGGACGCCTTCGGCGAGTTCGCCGGGTTCCTGTCGGCCTGGTCGTACTGGACGATGTGCTGGGTCAGCATCGCCGCCCTGGCCGTCGCGGTCGTCGGTTACGTCGACGTCCTGATACCCCTGCACGGCAACCACGTCCTCCAGGCAGCCGTCGCCATGGCCGCTCTCTGGCTGCCCGCCGCCGCCAACTTCGCGGGCACGCGGTGGGTCGGCACGGTGCAGGTCGTCTCAACGGTCCTGAAGTTCGTACCGCTGCTCCTCCTCGCGACGATCGGCCTGTTCTTCGTCGACACGGACAACTTCGGCCCGTTCAACGCCTCCGGCCAGAGCGTCTCCGGCGCGCTGGCCGCCTCCGCCGCGCTGCTGCTGTACAGCTTCCTCGGGGTCGAGTCGGCCGCGGTCAGCGCGGGCGAGGTCCGCGACCCCGGGCGCACGGTCGCCCGGGCGAGCGTCCTCGGCACGCTGGCCTCGGCATTGGTCTACATCCTCGGCACGGTCGCCGTCTTCGGCCTCGTCCCGCACGGTCAACTCGTCGACTCCGGCGCCCCGTTCGCCGACGCGGTGAACGCCCTCACCGGCAGCTCCTGGGGCGGCACCGTCATCGCCCTGGTCGCCGTCGTCTCGATCACCGGCTGCCTCAACGGCTGGATCCTCATGGCCGCGCAGATGCCGTACGCCGCCGCACGTGACGGTCTCTTCCCCGCGCCCTTCGCCCGGGTCGGCAAGGGCGGCGTCCCCGGCTTCGGCGTCTGGGCCTGCGCGGTCCTCGGCACGCTCCTCATCGCCCTCAACTACACGGCGGGCCCGGACACCACGTTCCGCGTCCTCGTCCTGATCACGACGTTCACCGGCTGCGTGCCGTACCTGCTGTCGGCTGCGGCCCAGCTGTACTGGCTGGCGCGCGGCACCCGCGCCCGCGTCCGCCCCGCGGGCCTCGCCCGCGACCTGACCGTCGCCGTCCTGTCCTTCGGCTTCTCCTTCTGGCTGATCGCGGGCGCCGGCTACGCGGCCGTCTACCAGGGCGTGCTGTTCCTGTTCGCCGGGATCCCGGTGTACGTGTGGCTGCGGGGGCGGCGGGAGGCGTCCGCCTAG
- a CDS encoding DUF1707 SHOCT-like domain-containing protein → MTTQPPNPAPRPVHSGELRASHDDREAVVEQLRDAAAEGRIDFDELDSRLEQALTSKTHAELAVLTADLPRPNSTGSQAPLVLKGGMYGASRGPGRWEAPGHVIAHGGMGGVKIDFTRVECRLTEVAVEAYGETSGVTIVIPDAWAADTSGMHPGVGGLTDKTTPDRLPGTPLVRLTGSGGMAGVVIRHPNRRERRKLHSNPTQG, encoded by the coding sequence ATGACTACTCAGCCTCCAAATCCCGCTCCGCGCCCTGTTCACTCAGGAGAGCTCCGCGCCTCTCACGACGACCGGGAAGCAGTGGTCGAGCAGTTGCGGGATGCGGCAGCCGAGGGGCGCATCGATTTCGATGAGCTGGATTCGCGCCTGGAGCAGGCGCTGACGTCCAAGACGCACGCCGAGTTGGCCGTCCTGACCGCCGACTTGCCGAGGCCGAACTCCACCGGGAGCCAGGCGCCGCTGGTACTCAAAGGCGGCATGTATGGCGCGTCTAGAGGCCCCGGGCGCTGGGAGGCTCCGGGGCACGTGATCGCTCACGGAGGCATGGGGGGTGTGAAGATCGACTTCACCCGGGTCGAGTGCCGCCTCACGGAGGTCGCGGTGGAGGCGTACGGGGAGACATCCGGTGTCACGATCGTCATCCCCGACGCCTGGGCCGCGGACACCAGCGGCATGCACCCCGGCGTCGGCGGCCTGACGGACAAGACGACCCCCGACCGGCTCCCGGGAACTCCGCTGGTCCGGCTCACCGGGTCCGGCGGCATGGCGGGAGTGGTCATCCGCCATCCCAACCGCCGGGAACGGCGCAAGCTGCACAGCAACCCGACACAGGGCTAG